The following are encoded together in the Cryptomeria japonica unplaced genomic scaffold, Sugi_1.0 HiC_scaffold_20, whole genome shotgun sequence genome:
- the LOC131860856 gene encoding uncharacterized protein LOC131860856, with translation MADTDSQHEVEVVQPESKAAKVSSKGKDPKHRDWLQDHENRLEDLEQSDLEERMTAEWSKLAEQIESLREEIRFLKEGQQIFHSLLQGGTHGSKATRVGTYDGERDDKALDNFFWDVEEYLSCAPKTSDEAQVKDIATYLTGSAKLWWRTHQADERAGKTVKPIKSWADLKAALHDQFRPGNSDWIIRSRFDELKHTGTIREYVKAFQVLDLECTKLSDFEKLFLFTKGLQPWAKDELRRQKVQTLAEAITVADGLLDYKGDAARGFGGARTDYKKNFCRKEKKGGGPPSDPNGEPRKKKPKKSNGEGNPKKKDHTQTEKKKDRDPGCFICGKDDHWARSCPDRSRINALLFEEKKLPAMSTLQLLNAVQHSTEVADKHELCFVETFFGNKKVLAMVDSGATHNYISACRAKKLGLKIEPTTNQFKAVTAPAQQVSGEIHKEVIRVGSWQGVLDLIAIGMNEFDLILGQEFLRSASAAVVPHLSCLLILDPSRPSMVPMMKSVEQDLLLNALSAKQVGKGRREELFLAALIGDWDEGESSGPSNTSAIQDVLSEFADVMPDQLPAVLPPRRHVDHRIELESGARPPAKAPYRLSAPEMEELRKQLAELAEAGYLRPSRSPYAAPVLFQRKKDGSLRMCVDYRALNKLTIKNKYPLPLIADSFDRLVDARVFTKLDLRQGYYQIRIAPGDEEKTAITTRYGSYEFLVMPFGLTNAPATFSTLMNDVFRSLLDKCVVVYLDDILVYSRDMEEHKRHLQEVFALLREHQLFAKKEKCAFAQEEVPFLGHILGHGQIRPDPEKLQAIRDWEPLRNVHEVRQFLGLANYYRKFVAGYSRIASPLTDLLKKDRGWKWGDKQQTAFELLKRVLIERSALTVPNRGETTSKDVLLGLYEFERIRRDKTKQPKEPLGNDFLTNTRTTSLLFRRLRGGSARLYVDFEILTGSAELPDIYSEVDILDRWENSGVISLRDLLVLGSGGEFRSEDYPRASELVASCSEALQRWVWMEQPEAKADPFSAKLDQLTELLAHKFVCKPVGAEPQGLACLDDVKIVAAREVMNQDIPEVSTKMRLGTLRLIIMEFLSRRNPPRQE, from the coding sequence ATGGCAGATACAGATAGTCAGCATGAAGTGGAGGTCGTGCAACCTGAGAGTAAGGCTGCGAAGGTGTCTTCGAAGGGGAAAGATCCGAAGCACCGCGATTGGCTCCAAGACCATGAAAATCGACTCGAGGACTTGGAACAGTCCGACCTCGAGGAGCGCATGACGGCAGAGTGGTCGAAGCTGGCGGAACAGATAGAGTCTTTGAGGGAAGAGATCCGCTTCCTCAAAGAGGGGCAACAGATCTTCCATTCGTTGTTGCAGGGAGGAACGCATGGTTCTAAGGCAACTCGAGTTGGAACTTATGACGGTGAGCGCGATGACAAGGCACTTGATAATTTCTTCTGGGATGTTGAGGAGTACCTGTCGTGTGCACCGAAGACGTCTGATGAGGCACAGGTCAAGGATATTGCAACATACCTTACCGGCAGTGCGAAGCTGTGGTGGCGAACGCATCAGGCAGATGAACGCGCTGGGAAGACGGTGAAACCGATCAAGTCCTGGGCTGACTTGAAGGCAGCGCTTCATGATCAATTCCGACCTGGGAATTCGGATTGGATCATCCGATCCAGGTTCGATGAACTCAAGCATACTGGCACTATTCGAGAGTATGTCAAGGCATTTCAGGTGTTGGATTTGGAATGCACCAAGTTGAGCGACTTCGAGAAGTTATTCCTCTTCACTAAGGGTCTGCAACCCTGGGCGAAGGATGAGCTGAGGAGACAGAAAGTTCAGACTTTGGCCGAGGCGATCACAGTTGCGGATGGGCTGCTCGATTATAAGGGCGATGCAGCTAGGGGCTTTGGTGGAGCTCGAACAGACTACAAGAAGAACTTCTGCCGGAAAGAGAAGAAGGGAGGCGGACCTCCTTCTGATCCTAACGGCGAGCCCAGGAAGAAGAAACCGAAGAAGTCGAATGGAGAAGGCAACCCGAAGAAGAAAGATCACACACAGACTGAGAAGAAGAAGGATCGTGATCCAGGGTGTTTCATCTGTGGCAAAGATGATCACTGGGCACGGAGCTGTCCAGATCGGAGTAGGATCAACGCGCTGTTGTTCGAGGAGAAGAAGTTGCCCGCAATGAGCACCTTGCAACTCCTGAATGCAGTGCAACATTCTACCGAAGTGGCCGATAAGCACGAGTTGTGTTTTGTGGAGACTTTCTTTGGCAACAAGAAGGTGCTAGCTATGGTGGATTCAGGTGCCACCCACAACTACATCTCCGCATGCCGAGCGAAGAAGCTTGGACTCAAGATCGAGCCCACTACAAATCAGTTCAAGGCGGTGACCGCACCCGCGCAGCAGGTGAGCGGTGAGATCCATAAGGAAGTCATCCGAGTTGGGTCGTGGCAGGGTGTGCTTGATTTGATCGCCATTGGAATGAATGAGTTCGATCTCATACTCGGGCAGGAGTTCTTGAGGTCGGCATCAGCAGCTGTGGTGCCACACTTGAGCTGTTTGCTGATATTGGATCCGAGCAGACCAAGTATGGTTCCGATGATGAAGAGCGTGGAACAGGATCTCCTGTTGAATGCGCTCAGTGCTAAGCAGGTTGGCAAGGGAAGGCGGGAGGAGTTGTTTTTGGCCGCACTGATTGGAGATTGGGATGAAGGAGAGTCGTCAGGACCCTCTAACACCTCGGCGATCCAGGATGTGTTGTCCGAGTTTGCGGATGTTATGCCAGACCAGCTCCCAGCTGTGTTACCACCGAGGAGGCACGTTGATCACAGGATAGAACTGGAGTCAGGGGCAAGACCACCAGCGAAGGCTCCTTATCGACTCTCCGCACCAGAGATGGAAGAGTTGAGGAAGCAGTTGGCAGAGCTCGCTGAGGCAGGATACTTGCGTCCCTCCAGATCACCTTATGCTGCTCCAGTATTGTTCCAGCGCAAGAAGGATGGAAGCCTTCGGATGTGTGTGGACTATCGAGCTTTGAACAAGCTCACCATCAAGAACAAGTATCCGTTACCTCTCATAGCGGATAGCTTTGATCGACTGGTCGATGCAAGAGTGTTCACCAAGTTGGACCTGAGGCAGGGTTACTATCAGATCAGGATCGCGCCAGGTGATGAGGAGAAGACCGCGATCACGACGAGGTATGGTagctatgaattcttggttatgccttttggtctcactaaCGCTCCTGCAACCTTCAGCACCTTGATGAACGATGTGTTTCGCTCATTATTGGACAAGTGCGTTGTTGTGTATCTGGATGACATTTTGGTATACAGTCGAGACATGGAGGAACACAAGCGGCACCTTCAGGAGGTGTTTGCTTTGTTGAGAGAACATCAGCTGTTCGCAAAGAAGGAAAAGTGTGCTTTTGCGCAGGAGGAAGTGCCGTTTCTGGGCCATATTCTTGGTCATGGCCAGATCCGACCAGACCCGGAGAAGCTTCAGGCAATCCGAGACTGGGAGCCGCTTCGCAATGTGCATGAGGTGAGACAGTTCCTTGGTTTAGCTAACTACTATCGCAAGTTTGTAGCAGGCTATTCCCGGATTGCGAGCCCCTTGACGGATCTGTTGAAGAAGGACCGCGGATGGAAATGGGGCGATAAGCAGCAGACAGCATTTGAGTTGCTGAAAAGAGTTTTGATAGAGAGATCAGCTCTTACTGTACCGAACCGGGGCGAGACGACATCGAAGGATGTCTTGCTTGGCCTGTATGAGTTCGAAAGGATTAGGCGGGACAAAACAAAGCAGCCAAAGGAACCGTTGGGGAACGACTTCCTTACCAACACTCGAACCACCAGTCTTTTGTTCCGACGACTGAGAGGAGGCTCAGCCCGACTTTATGTGGATTTCGAGATCTTGACAGGGTCCGCCGAGTTGCCAGACATCTACTCGGAGGTAGACATCTTGGATAGATGGGAGAACAGCGGAGTCATCTCCTTGAGAGATTTGCTAGTTCTCGGTTCTGGAGGAGAATTTCGATCGGAAGACTACCCCCGTGCATCCGAGCTCGTGGCAAGTTGTTCGGAAGCTTTGCAACGTTGGGTCTGGATGGAACAGCCAgaagccaaggcagatcctttcagCGCCAAACTGGATCAGTTGACGGAATTGTTGGCACACAAGTTTGTTTGCAAGCCGGTAGGAGCAGAGCCGCAGGGGTTGGCCTGCTTGGACGATGTTAAGATCGTCGCAGCTAGGGAAGTCATGAATCAAGACATTCCCGAGGTGAGCACCAAGATGAGATTGGGCACCTTACGTTTGATAATCATGGAGTTCCTCTCCAGGAGGAACCCGCCCAGACAGGAGTAG